Sequence from the Candidatus Eremiobacteraceae bacterium genome:
GAAGCACGCCGCGACCGCGAACCATGCGCCGGTCTGAATTCCGATGTCGCCGAACTGTTTTGCAAGAATCGCATAGGTCGGTTTGAAGCTTCCGCCGAGCGCGGACTGCAAGAAGAATCCGAATCCGAACGCACACCCATAGAGCACTCCGAAAAGAACGCCGCGATACCGAAAATCCCAAGGCGTCGATGTCATCGCGTATCCAACGGTCCCCTTCGTGCCATGCAGGCGGGCTCAAAAGGCTACCTTTCCGAAGCAGGGAATACCTGGCCCTCGCAAGCGTCGACAAGGGAGTTCACGAACCGTTGAGTGGCGACATCCGCAAAATAATCATTGTAGGCTCGGGCCCAGCCGGTCTCACCGCCGCGATCTACGCCGCCCGCGCGAATCTGAAACCGTTGGTCTTCGCCGGCGGATTGTACGGCGGCCAATTGATGCTGACAAGCGATGTCGAGAACTATCCCGGATTCCCCGAACCCATCACCGGTCCCGAATTGATGGAGAAGTTTCGCGCGCAAGCCGCGCGCTTCGGTGCGGAAATCCACAATGAAGACATCACGCGTGTCGACTTCTCGGGCGGCCGCCGCCGTGTATGGGTGCACGAGCTCGAATTCGAGTCGGAGTCGATCGTCGTGGCCACCGGCGCCTCCGCGCTGTGGCTCGGTCTGGAAAACGAGACGAGACTGCGGGGACGAGGCGTTTCCACATGCGCGACTTGCGACGGCGCCTTTTTCAAAGATAAGGATATTCTGGTCATAGGCGGCGGCGATACCGCGCTCGAGGAAGCGCTGTTCTTGACGCATTTCGGAAGCCGCGTCACAGTCGTGCATCGCCGCGATCAACTGAGAGCATCGAAGATCATGCAAGACCGCGCGAAAAAGCATCCAAAGATCAACTTCGTGTGGAACGCGACGATCGCCGATGTGCTGGGCGATCGCAAAGTAAACGGCGTAGTGATGCGGGACACAATAACCGGCGACCTTTCCGAACGATCCGCCGACGCGGTGTTCGTGGCCATTGGACACATACCGAATACGGATGTCTTTTCGGGACATCTCGCCCTCGATGAGAAGGGCTATATCCTCGCGCCCGACGGCGTGAGAACGAACGTGGAAGGCGTGTTCGTGGCCGGCGACGTTCAGGATACGCAATATCGGCAAGCTGTGACGGCTGCTGGACTCGGATGCCGGGCAGCCATGGAAGCCGAGCGTTATCTGGAGGCGCGCGAAGCGCAACCAGCCGCCATCCGCTGAAACTCCTCTGCAGAGCGGCGTCAAATCGGCCGATATTTCAGTATAAGACGCGCATTTGTGCCGTGGGTTTCGGACGTCGTCTCTTCGCTGTCCGGCTTGCTGCCGGAACAGCGTATTCTACTCCAAAAATTTTGGATTGCAGCGGCATCGAGGATTGCGCAAAGACATGGAAGCGAAACAGAACGAGCTGGGCCTATCGAAGTTGCGCGAGAGCGCGTCGGATCCCGAAACGAATCCGGCGGATCGCCGCGCAGCCGCCGATTTGCTCGCTGAGGCCGGCGCGATCGCCGACGCCGTACCCGCCTTGATCACGGCAGGCCGCGATCTCATGGACGCCGGCGACGTCGAAAACGCGCGCGCGTGTTTCGTGCGCGCCTTCGAACTCGATCCGAAGAATTACGACGCGCTGTTCGAAATCGGGCGCACCGATCTGGCAGAGGGGCATCGCGAAGACGCGCTGGCGAAATTCGTCGACGTGCTGCGTAAGACCAATCTCCGCCACTTGCCGGCGCTCTTTGAAACCGGCTGTCTTTATGAAGGGCTCGGCAAATTCGACGAGGCGATCCTCGCGTTCAAACGGATCGTCGAGCGCGACAAGACGCACGTCGACGGACTCGAGCATCTCGGCCGCGTTCATCAGTCGAAGAATCTTAAACCAGATGCGGTGAAATACTACAACTTAAGCGCCGAAGCCGCGTTTGAAGCCAAGCAATACGATGATGCGCGGCGCTGTTCGAGCGCGGCTCTCGCGCTCGAACCGGACAATGCGAAAGCCAAAGCCATGCAAGCCGGCGTGAAAGCGCTCGCCGGCGAGGCGCCCGTTATCCTGGTTCCTAAGCCTCAGGAAAAAGCACCGCCCGCACCGCCCATCGCTGTAGCCGCCGCGATACCGGCGCCCAAACCTACGCCCGTAGCCGCAGCTACGCCCGTAGCGGTCGCACCGGCGCCGCAGCCAACGGCTCCGCGCACGCCGCCCGTCGCTGCCGCACCGGCGCCGCAACAAGTGCCCGCGCCCGCCCCGCCGGCAGCGGCCGCACCGGACCTGCATACCACCTCCACCTCACTGTCCGCCGAAGTTTTCTTGCTCGAACAGCAATCGGAGGCCATGTCGCGGCTTGCGCAGGCGCAATCCGAAGTCGCACAGACATACAAAAAACGTCTCGCCATGGAAGAAGAGATCAAAACCGCGAAGGCAGCGCTCGAATCACTCGAGCGCGACCGCGCAAACGTCGAGTTGAGCTTGAGCGAGCTCACTAGCCGTGTGGAGACCGCGACCAAGGCGAAGGCCGCCGAAAATGCCGTACTTGCACAACTATCATCCAACATCCAGAAGGTGCGCGACGAACTCGAGGCGCTGTCGTCGTTGCCCGCTGAGATCGAGTCCATCAAAGGCAAGTGCGCGGCCGTCTCCGGAC
This genomic interval carries:
- a CDS encoding tetratricopeptide repeat protein, with protein sequence MEAKQNELGLSKLRESASDPETNPADRRAAADLLAEAGAIADAVPALITAGRDLMDAGDVENARACFVRAFELDPKNYDALFEIGRTDLAEGHREDALAKFVDVLRKTNLRHLPALFETGCLYEGLGKFDEAILAFKRIVERDKTHVDGLEHLGRVHQSKNLKPDAVKYYNLSAEAAFEAKQYDDARRCSSAALALEPDNAKAKAMQAGVKALAGEAPVILVPKPQEKAPPAPPIAVAAAIPAPKPTPVAAATPVAVAPAPQPTAPRTPPVAAAPAPQQVPAPAPPAAAAPDLHTTSTSLSAEVFLLEQQSEAMSRLAQAQSEVAQTYKKRLAMEEEIKTAKAALESLERDRANVELSLSELTSRVETATKAKAAENAVLAQLSSNIQKVRDELEALSSLPAEIESIKGKCAAVSGQVAKANEVLAGSHARAEKVLTDSGAVETALKDLQSKFAATRQGADAVESQLIGLLEQTRGAHTAAKGAVGQVADMKTAVASLEALNAQLDSARAQLETESKRITAKQADTATALERVEAIRSARGSTDANAAAVPASAAESAAAKKTNGAARGPASAGSDALIAEGDSFRAARNAGAAIEKYRAAIAQDSSNADARYRLGLALSDLGKSDDAISALKPLESDKAYGILAQTAVADVLRASGDLDGAEAQLSKALEATGYPEEHYRHALYSLAGLHEGKGDPDSLGLALWSYEEILAGDPGFADVAARVANIKAVLAAPSARNGAK
- the trxB gene encoding thioredoxin-disulfide reductase, which codes for MSGDIRKIIIVGSGPAGLTAAIYAARANLKPLVFAGGLYGGQLMLTSDVENYPGFPEPITGPELMEKFRAQAARFGAEIHNEDITRVDFSGGRRRVWVHELEFESESIVVATGASALWLGLENETRLRGRGVSTCATCDGAFFKDKDILVIGGGDTALEEALFLTHFGSRVTVVHRRDQLRASKIMQDRAKKHPKINFVWNATIADVLGDRKVNGVVMRDTITGDLSERSADAVFVAIGHIPNTDVFSGHLALDEKGYILAPDGVRTNVEGVFVAGDVQDTQYRQAVTAAGLGCRAAMEAERYLEAREAQPAAIR